One part of the Drosophila teissieri strain GT53w chromosome 3R, Prin_Dtei_1.1, whole genome shotgun sequence genome encodes these proteins:
- the LOC122621921 gene encoding uncharacterized protein LOC122621921 codes for MNNETYGTHLGKTKSSEPSIGPGDSGHNFVEQETLVLKPKVLEPPPSWVAWCDRNSKPVKRVQPREIRMLTPWQKNGPMTIRDWKHFGAWASFRARPKNPKLLGLRPAKPFCAAKYLPCALKKRQLDEDELRERMLMLAKPRKITEKYNTADQPPAYSPAIPWGKPPHRDPGRPFQPPYVPDCFPHHELEADFWAHLRFPVRQAALLGKTTPRIQSLAKPRVYPPTPHCPVLEKVLHPLDVPPPPRKKFTNRGWRMHQIRLLYLSKPVFRNEMSFFYCHI; via the coding sequence atgaacaaTGAAACTTATGGAACGCACTTGGGCAAAACTAAGAGTTCAGAACCGTCTATAGGCCCTGGTGATTCCGGTCATAACTTTGTTGAGCAGGAAACATTGGTCCTAAAACCCAAGGTTCTAGAGCCGCCGCCCTCTTGGGTGGCGTGGTGCGATCGAAACTCAAAGCCTGTGAAACGTGTTCAGCCTCGGGAGATCCGAATGTTGACCCCTTGGCAGAAAAACGGTCCGATGACCATAAGAGATTGGAAGCACTTCGGTGCCTGGGCTAGTTTCCGGGCCAGGCCCAAAAATCCAAAGCTGCTAGGACTGAGACCTGCAAAACCTTTCTGTGCGGCCAAATACTTGCCTTGTGCCCTAAAAAAGCGTCAGCTGGACGAGGACGAGTTGCGGGAAAGGATGTTAATGTTGGCCAAGCCCCGAAAGATCACCGAGAAGTATAATACGGCAGACCAACCGCCAGCGTACTCCCCGGCGATCCCTTGGGGCAAGCCACCGCATCGCGATCCCGGTCGACCCTTCCAGCCTCCCTACGTTCCCGACTGTTTTCCACACCACGAACTGGAGGCGGATTTCTGGGCCCACCTCAGATTTCCTGTCCGGCAGGCAGCCCTCTTGGGAAAGACTACGCCCCGCATCCAGTCTCTGGCCAAGCCACGGGTATATCCACCTACTCCGCACTGCCCCGTTCTTGAAAAGGTGCTGCATCCGCTGGATGTTCCGCCTCCACCACGAAAGAAGTTCACAAACAGGGGCTGGCGAATGCACCAGATCCGACTGTTATACCTGTCTAAGCCGGTTTTTAGAAATGAAATGAGTTTCTTCTATTGTCACATCTAA
- the LOC122621922 gene encoding uncharacterized protein LOC122621922, whose protein sequence is MSVIQEDTKASVLSVVKPPPSWVEWCERNAKPIQRRLIQERRYLTRWQIPGPMKKAQWKDFYEWAASRAMPKELPEPVKQPIPCPAKFLPCARKPRAIDPDEFQEKVAKLATPLERKMTPKHQYIDPDHPYSPIIVWGQPPLHDKGRPFKPPQKPCCFFNADIEDKWWAELRFPIRKAALKATITPRILSLSKPKITPQFPPHCYHPDHIYDVLNVKPPRRKKFTPQGWRLHQIRLLYLSKPVSRPEYEYFYM, encoded by the coding sequence ATGAGTGTAATACAAGAAGATACCAAGGCTAGTGTACTCAGCGTGGTGAAGCCGCCACCGAGTTGGGTCGAATGGTGCGAGCGGAATGCCAAGCCGATCCAACGTCGTCTGATCCAGGAGAGGCGCTACCTAACCAGATGGCAGATTCCCGGACCTATGAAGAAGGCGCAGTGGAAGGACTTCTACGAGTGGGCTGCGTCCAGAGCCATGCCAAAGGAACTGCCGGAGCCGGTCAAACAGCCCATACCTTGTCCTGCCAAGTTCTTGCCTTGCGCCCGAAAGCCACGCGCCATCGATCCGGACGAGTTTCAGGAGAAGGTGGCCAAGCTGGCCACGCCACTGGAACGGAAAATGACGCCGAAGCATCAGTACATCGATCCGGACCATCCGTACTCCCCAATAATTGTCTGGGGTCAGCCACCGCTCCATGACAAAGGACGACCCTTTAAGCCGCCACAGAAACCCTGCTGCTTCTTTAATGCCGACATCGAGGACAAATGGTGGGCCGAACTCCGCTTTCCCATCCGCAAGGCGGCACTCAAAGCCACTATAACTCCGCGCATCCTCAGCCTGTCGAAACCGAAGATCACGCCTCAGTTCCCGCCGCATTGCTATCATCCGGATCATATCTACGATGTGCTGAATGTCAAACCGCCACGGAGGAAAAAGTTCACTCCCCAGGGCTGGCGTCTCCACCAAATCAGATTGCTCTATCTATCGAAGCCTGTGTCCCGGCCCGAATACGagtatttttatatgtaa